Genomic window (Shewanella psychropiezotolerans):
CACGACCTTATAATCGTCATCTATTTCATCTTCACTTACTTGACTGACTAAGAAGCTAAAACCACTCTTGCTGATGCTGACGTTATAGTCCTGATAATCGAGGCCATCATCGAAATCGTAACTACCGAAGTGTAGCCCGAGTTCGGCATCGCCTAATATTTCAAATGCCACATTGGCTTCAAAATAGATATCGTCACCAAAGTCAGATGACCAGTCAGAATGTGCCGTGGTAGAAATGCCTATTGAGAGTACACTCCAGCCGATTGAGCCATAAACCTCACCGAAGTTGAGGTCATCGCCGTCGGGATAACCGTAGTAGACATAACCAAAATCATAGCTCAATTCACCAAAATCATTGCCAAAGCCTAGATAGAGATCGAGTTCTGTGGTGGCATCATCACCAAAATCGACGTTAGATGCCCAGGTGCCTATATAGATGCCAGACTCCATAGCGTAATCTATTCCGCCAGATACCGCGGGCTTATCATCGGTCTGAGTTACACCACGCCAGATGTAATTATTAGTGACACTTATGTTGGCCGATAAGCCTTCTGTGGCTAATGTTGGTGGGGCTAATGTGAGAGTGCAGCACAATGCGACTGCATATCCAATGTGATGTTTCATATTCATTCCCTATTTATCATTATTGCTTATTTTTGTTTATAAGCTTAACCCTACTTCATCGATTTAAATGGGGTGATAAAGTGAGTTGATTATCCTTGGACTCTAGGTACAAGCTGGATAGATCAATTGAAGTGTAGTGCAGTTTTAACTTATTGCTAATTAACGAGTATTATAATTGCACCAAGATGGTGATAATTCCTTCGGTTCAGTTAACTCTTTTATTTTAAGAGACTTAGGACACTTAAATGTTATTTATACTGGCTTGACTGTGCCTCGGCACACTTAAGACTTTGACTGAGACAAATAGTTATGTGGAAAAGTGGGATAGCATCTGAGGTGATGAACGTATAGAATGAGGTTATTCCCGAGATACTTTACTTTATTGGCCCAGCATGTGCCGATAGAGACTGCTTTTGTTTTAAGGAGACGAAAGAGGATTATGAATAAGGTTCCTATGACAGTTGTCGGTGCCGAGCAACTGCGAAAAGAGTTAACACATCTGAAATTCGAGCAGCGTCCCAGTATTACTCAGGCGATAGGCACAGCCAGAGAGCTTGGCGATCTTAAAGAGAATGCCGAGTATCATGCTGCGCGCGAAGAGCAGGGTATTTGTGAGGCGCGAATTCGTGATATCGAAGGTAAGCTTTCGAATGTGCAGATCATAGACGTGACTAAGATGGAAAATACCGGTCGTATTATTTTCGGTACGACTGTTACTATCTTAAATGTCGATACCGAAGCTGAAGCGACTTACCGTATCGTGGGTGAGGATGAGGCGAACATCAAAGATAATTTAATCTCTGTGACTTCACCTATTGCACGTGGTTTGGTGGGCAAAAGCTTAGATGATGAGGTGAATATTCAGACTCCCGGTGGTATCACCGAGTATGAGATTATCGCCGTAGAGTATATCTAAGCAGATCTTATATGTATCCCATTCATTGCTAATGGTGGGAAACACCTGTGTAAAATCACTCCATGTTAAAAAGCCGCTAATAGCGGCTTTTTTGTTGCTTAACTTTCGCTATTTGATGCGATACCGGAGCGGTTACTCGACTTATTTGTCAATCGAAGCCTGCAAGATGTTTAATTGTTAATTTGTTTTTTCGGTTTTTCTGGTTAGAATCAAAATATTGAATATCATGGGGCTTAATGTGTCGGGACTTTTTCGTATAGGGCTAATGCTGATCTTGCTGGGAGGAATATTTCTCTCCGGCACGAGTGCGAATGCTTCTGAATATATGAAAAAGGATAACCCTATTCAGTCCGTCCACAGCTTGTGTCAGGACTCAGGGTCACAGGAAGCATTTAAATCTAACTCTTGTGTATCGATGAACACTCTCTTTGGGCATCAAGATACACCTAGCACTCACACAGGACTCGAGCATCATGATCCAAGTGAGCAAGAGTTTGTTCCTCTTATCTCGATGCGCCTGTTAAGTTTTTCTCAACACGATCTACATCAAGTAAGGCCTAGCTATCTGTTGGCCTATGAGTTTGTTTCCCCTCCAAGTCCCTCTTTTTCCATTGGGTATCGGATAGACTTTGTCCGGAGTCTGGATTGGTCCCTCCATGCTAATGAAAAGCCTTCCAGACTTTCGGGTTGGAAGGAATCGAATCTGCTCTACCGCTTTTCTCAGCAAAAATCCGTTAGCTAACTTGTTATCGGCTGGCGTCGAACCTTAGCCAGCTAAATCTCTCTTTCTCAAGAAGCATCTTCCTATTGGCCATCCTTTGGGCTGCGCGTACTTGGTTGAGCCATTTATACCAATTCGTATAAATGGCGAACCTTGGGAGAAAGAGCGGGAAAACTCGTTAGAAAGCAAGGTGCCTTCAGGGCAAATTACGCTATGAAAAGACAAACAAGAAAAAAATTACTCAACCATAACTCTCCATGGAAATATGGGGTGTTAATCGTCACTATTATCGTCATGCTATTGAGTGCACTGCCGTCTCTGTTTGGTGAAGATGCGGCTATTGAAGTCAGTGATAAGGCGGGTTTATCTGTTTCCTTGATTGAGCTGCACAAGCAACTGCAGCTGGTTGGGATAGATATCAAGCGTATAGAGCAGGCCGATGGCCAAACATTGATCGTACTTGCTAAGCAGGCTCAACAAACGCAAACGAAGCAACTGCTGGCTAAGTTAGTCGCTAAACCAGAACATCTCACTCTGGCACTCGCTCCGGCGGCGCCATCCTGGTTACTCAGTCTGGGAGTTGCACCGATAAAGTTGGGCTTAGATCTTAGGGGAGGTGTGCAGTTTCTCTTGGATGTGGATCTGGAACCCGTTTATCGACTTCATGGTGAAAGCTTAGTCGATTCAATCAAACAGTTTTCCCGTGAGCAAAAGTTGATGGGTACTCAAGTGCGTTATGAGGACGATGACATTATCACCTTAGTGCTGGCCAACTCAGAAACCAGTCACCAATATCGACAATTTCTCCGTAGTCAACATCCTCGCTGGCAAGTGAAACAGGACGGGGATGGCATCTTGACGGTCAGTTTAAAGCAAACTGAAAAAGACCTGCTGCGGGATCTCACCGTTAAACAAAATTTACAGACCATGCGTAGTCGCATATCTCAACTTGGGATAACCGAGGCAGTAGTGCAGCGCCAGGGAGAGCATAGAATACGTATTGAGCTGCCTGGCGTTCAAGATCCTGCCGCAGCGAAGAGCGTTATAGGTGCAACCGCCAGCCTGGCTTTCTATGAAGTTAAACCGCCGGGTTCCGTTAACGCGAAAATCTTGCGTGATGACTCCCAGACCCCAGTGTATGTATCGCGCAAACCCGTGTTGGGAGGTGAGCATATTGTAGATGCCAGGGCGGGGATTGGTGAGATGGGGGGGCTGAAGTGAATATCAGCTTAGACAGCGCTGGCGGTAAATTGATGTCGGCTTTTTCCAGAGACAACATAGGTCATCCCATGGCCACATCTTACAGTGAATACAGCCGTAATGCTCAAGGCGAGGTGAGTCAACAGACACGAGTGATTAGTATTGCCACGATACAAAGCCAGTTAGGCAATCGTTTCAGTATTACCGGAGCCGGAGATTACCAAGAGGCACAGCAACTGGCATTGTTATTACGTGCAGGCTCTATGACAGCGCCGGTGACCATAGTCGAAGAGCGAACCATAGGCCCGAGTCTTGGCGCCGAGAATATCGTCAATGGTTTTGCCGCGTTAGCCCTAGGCATGGCGATGACCTTAGTGTTTATGGGCTTCTGGTATCGACGTTTAGGCTGGGTGGCTAATGTGGCGCTTATCGCTAACATGGTGATTCTGTTTGGGCTACTGGCCCTGATCCCGGGGGCGGTATTGACCTTGCCTGGCATAGCAGGCTTAGTGCTTACTGTTGGCATGGCCGTGGATACCAATGTGCTCATCTTCGAGCGGATCAAAGATAACCTGAAACTAGGGAGAGATTTCGCCCACGCTATAGACAGGGGCTTCGATAGCGCCTTTGGTACCATTTTAGATGCCAATTTCACCACCATGATCACCGCAGTTGTGCTCTATTCTATCGGTAATGGTCCGATCCAGGGCTTTGCCCTGACACTGGGCCTGGGACTGCTGACTAGCATGTTTACCGGCATCTTTGCCTCTCGCGCCCTTATCAACTGGGCGTATGGACGTAACTTTAACCGTGATGTGAGGGTGTAATCATGAGTTTATTTAATTTGAAGCTGGTTAACACCAAGTTTACAGAGATGAAAACGTTAACTAAATTACGTTATTTCAGTAGTCTGATATCACTTAGCTTAATGATATTGTCCCTTTCTGTGATTGCGGTTAAGGGATTCAATTGGGGCCTGGATTTCACCGGCGGAGTCGTCACCGAGGTGAAGCTTGATAGCAAGGTGACCAGTAAAGATATCTCTGCTTTATTGAGTTTAGCGTCTGAGCAGGAGGTGAGTGTGATTTCCGCGGGAGAGCCTGGGCGTTGGGTACTAAGATATAGTCTGCCATCGACTCAGGAAGATGTCAGTCAGCATGCAATGGATATAGAGCAGGTATTGCAACCTCTCAGTAGTGAGGTAGAGGTGCTCAACAGCAGCATAGTCGGGCCGCAGATTGGCCAGGAGTTGGCCGAGCAAGGTGGTTTGGCCTTGCTGGTTGCCATGTTGTGCATCATGGCTTATCTGAGTTATCGATTCGAATGGCGTCTGGCCAGTGGTGCCTTGCTCGCCCTGTTTCATGATGTGATCTTCGTGTTGGCATTCTTTTCATTGACTCAGACTGAGTTTAATCTGACCGTGCTCGCGGCGGTACTGGCAATATTAGGCTATTCACTCAATGATTCGATAATCATAGCGGACAGGATCAGAGAGGGATTGCGAACGGAATCTGGCTTGCCGATAGCCGAGATCAATGACAGGGCTGTGAAGGCGACATTTTCCCGCACTATGGTGACCAGTGGTACTACCTTGATGACGGTCATCGCGCTGTGGGTGATGGGAGGGGGGCCGTTGGAAAGTTTTTCCATCGCCATGTTTATCGGTATCCTGACCGGCACCTGGTCGTCGATATCCGTGGGAACCTGTTTTCCCGAGGTGTTTAAGCTCAACTCGGAGCATTATCGTCTCGTGCCTGTTTCTGATACGCCTTAGCTAGTCTAGTTTAGAACAGGCATAAAAAAACGGAGCCAAAGATTAATTTGGCTCCGTTTTTCGATAGAAGGTGCTTACTTTGCCTTAGGAATGGCGATTTTCATCTCTTCAGACTGGCGGAAAAGTACAAGCACGTGACCGATAAGCTGTACTTGTACGGCTTGAGTCTCACGAACAATGGCGTCGACAATTGCTTTTTTTAACTCTCTGTCACCCGAGGCGACTTTCACTTTGATCAGTTCATGGTGAGTGAGTGCATTATCAATTTCCGCCAGTACACCTTCAGTCAGACCATTGGAACCAAGCATCACTACAGGCTTCAAATCATGCGCTAAGCCTTTCAAGTGTTGTTTTTGTTTGGTTGTTAAGTTCATTTATACCAACTTTATGCTGAGTTACTATTGAAAAACGGCTATTCTACCCTTATATACAGTTTATGTAACTCTCATTTGTTGCGGATGTTGAATGTCAGGTAAAAAACGAACAGCGAGTTCCTCCCGTTGGTTGCAGGAACATTTTGACGATCACTATGTCAAATTAGCTCAAAAACGGGGATTGCGCTCGCGCGCCGCGTTTAAATTAGAGGAGATCCAGGAGAAAGATAAGTTGATTCGCCCTGGTATGACGGTGGTGGATTTAGGGGCTGCCCCCGGTGGTTGGTCCCAAGTTGCCGTTAAACTTGCCGGAGACAGAGGGAAAGTTATCGCTTGTGATATTTTAGCTATGGATCCCATAGTTGGTGTAGACTTTCTTCAGGGTGATTTTCGGGAAGAAAAGGTACTCGATGCCTTGCTTACCCGAGTCGGAGATGGGAAAGTGGATGTGGTCTTGTCTGACATGGCACCGAACATGAGTGGTACCGGTGGTGTCGATCAGCCCCGGGCCATGTATCTGGTGGAATTAGCCTTAGACATGTGCCATCAGGTGATGGCTCCAAATGGCTGTTTCGCAGTCAAAGTCTTTCAGGGGGAGGGCTTTGAAGAGTACATGAAGTCGGTGAGAGCCGCATTTAAAACGGTTAAAACACGTAAGCCAGACTCTTCGCGAGCACGTTCGCGGGAAGTCTATCTTGTGGCGACTGGGTACAAGTTGTAGTACCCTAACGTCTGTTATCGCAAGACTGTATGAGGTCTAGTAATTTTGAGTGATATGGCAAAAAATTTAATTCTCTGGGTAGTCATCGCTGTTGTGTTGATGTCTGTATTTCAGGGCTACTCCCCCTCTTCTACCACTGCGTCGAAGATGGATTATTCTGCTTTTTTAGATGATGTTCGTAGTGGTCAGATAAACACCGTCGAAATCAAGAGCGATCAACGTACGATTGAAGGGACGAAACGTACCGGAGAAAAATTCACGACTATCATGCCCATGTATGATCAAGATCTGATTAACGATCTCGATCGTAAAGGCGTGAGTATGAAAGGGCAAGAAGCCGAAGAGTCCGGGTTCCTAACCCAGATCTTTATCTCCTGGTTTCCTATGTTATTGCTTATTGGTGTATGGATCTTCTTCATGCGTCAGATGCAGGGCGGCGGTGGCAAAGGTGCCATGTCGTTCGGTAAGAGCAAGGCTAAGCTGATGAGTGAAGATCAGATCAAGACAACTTTTAGTGACGTTGCTGGCTGTGATGAAGCGAAAGAGGACGTTAAGGAACTGGTCGATTACCTCAAAGAACCGACAAGGTTTCAGAAGCTAGGTGGGCGTATTCCCACTGGTATACTCCTCGTAGGTCCTCCGGGTACGGGTAAGACCTTGCTGGCTAAGGCTATTGCCGGTGAGGCAAAAGTGCCTTTCTTCACTATCTCAGGTTCAGATTTCGTTGAGATGTTTGTTGGTGTCGGTGCTTCTCGTGTACGTGACATGTTCGAACAAGCGAAGAAGTCAGCACCTTGTATCATCTTTATCGATGAGATCGATGCCGTCGGCCGTCAACGTGGCGCTGGTGTCGGTGGTGGTCACGATGAGCGTGAGCAAACATTGAACCAGATGTTGGTAGAGATGGATGGTTTCGAAGGTAATGAAGGTGTTATCGTCATCGCTGCGACGAACAGACCCGATGTCCTCGATGCCGCGCTACTGCGCCCGGGTCGTTTCGATCGTCAGGTGGTGGTTGGTCTTCCCGATGTACGTGGTCGTGAGCAGATACTTAAAGTGCATATGCGTAAAGTGCCTTTGGCTGATGATGTTAAGGCGAGTGTTATCGCTCGTGGTACTCCTGGTTTCTCTGGTGCGGATCTCGCTAACCTGGTTAACGAGGCTGCCTTGTTTGCCGCTCGCGGCAATCGCCGTATCGTCAGCATGGAAGAGTTCGAGAGTGCTAAAGATAAGATCATGATGGGCGCAGAACGTCGCTCCATGGTGATGTCAGAAGAAGAGAAAGCGATGACGGCGTACCATGAAGCCGGTCATGCAATTGTTGGTTGTTTAGTGCCAGAGCATGATCCTGTGCATAAGGTGACCATTATACCTCGTGGCCGTGCCTTGGGTGTGACCTTCTTCCTGCCGGAAGCCGATGCTATCAGCCAGACTCGACGTAAGCTGGAGAGTCAGATCTCTGTTGCATACGGTGGACGTCTTGCCGAAGAGATAATCTATGGCAGTGAAAGGATTTCTACCGGTGCTTCTCAGGATATCAAGTACGCCACTTCGATTGCCCGTAACATGGTGACTCAGTGGGGCTTCTCCGAGAAGCTAGGCCCTGTCTTGTACGCAGAAGATGAAAATGAAGTTTTCTTAGGACGTAGCATGGGTAAGACTCAACATATGTCCGATGAAACCGCGAGTCTGATCGATGCCGAAGTTAGGCTGCTCATCGATAACAACTTCGATCGTGCCAAGGTATATCTAAATGATAATATGGATATTCTTCATGCGATGAAAGATGCCTTGATGAAATATGAAACCATAGATGCCAACATGATTGAAGACTTGATGCAGCGTCGTGAAGTCCGTGCTCCGGCCGATTGGGACATGGATGATAATGGTTCCAGCAAGGATGATAAGGATGGAGATTCAGTTAAGACTGAGGAGGCAAGCTCCACCGAGAGTGAAGAAAAAGCCGACTCTGAAGTGACGCCGGATATCAAAGATGCCGACGAATCTACAGCTAAGTAGCTATCATTACTGAATAAAGAAAACCCCGTTATGGGGTTTTCTTGTTTTTAGTGTTTGCGATTTTGTTTACTTGAGTCTTATCGAAAAAATTATTACCTTTCATGGAGTTGATGTGTTTCGAATCGAAAGTGGTAAACGTACACTAATTTTAGATAAAACCTTGGTCATGGGCATTTTAAATGTCACCCCTGATTCTTTTTCCGATGGTGGTGAATTCTCCTCCTTTGATTTAGCCTGCCAGCATGTCGATACTATGGTGTCGCAAGGCGCTAAAATTATCGACATAGGCGGTGAATCGACTCGTCCAGGTGCAGCCGAGGTCACTCTAGATGAAGAGCTAAGCAGGGTGTTGCCCTTAGTCGAGTATATCGCTAAGCATCATGACGCTTGGATCTCCATCGATACCAGTAAGCCTGAGGTCATGGAGCGAGCGGTTAAAGCCGGGGCGCACCTGATTAATGATGTTCGAGCCTTACAGACTCCAGGTGCCTTGGAGCGCGCAGCCCTACTTGATGTGCCTGTTTGTCTAATGCATATGCAGGGGCAACCGGATACTATGCAAGATGCACCGGATTATCGGGATATCATTGCTGATGTCATCGATTTTTTTGAACGAAGAATCCATGCATGTATTGAGGCTGGAATTAAACGTCACAATATATTGTTGGACCCAGGGTTCGGCTTTGGTAAAACCTTATCCCATAATTATGAGTTACTTAACCGATTAGATGAGTTTAAGGCGTTAGAGTTACCGTTACTGATCGGCTTATCCAGAAAATCTATGCTGGGTAATCTGCTCAAGCGCGAGCCTAAACAACGCTTGGCGGCGAGTCTGGCTGGCGGCTTGATCGCGGCGCAGAAAGGCGCCAATATTTTAAGGGTACATGATGTGGCTGAAACTTTAGATTGTCTAAACGTATTCCAAGCTAGCAATGATTACCGACACTTGATTTGATTCTAAGTTGCTGTGGTTAACCAGATTAGACCAGTCTTTTTAATCATCATTCAGCTTGAGTCAGCAAATAGACTGTAAATTAGTACAAATTTCATCCCAGAATGGGATGACAAACGGGGTTGTAAAGTGAAGAAATTTTTTGGAACAGATGGTATACGTGGCAAGGTAGGTGCAGGTAAGATGACACCTGAGCTAGCGTTGAAACTGGGTTGGGCTGCCGGCCGTGTTCTGTCGAGAAGCGGTACGAATAAAGTCATCATAGGTAAAGATACCCGTATTTCAGGCTACCTGTTCGAATCTGCAATGGAAGCGGGTCTATCGGCGGCAGGCTTAAATGTGATGTTGATGGGCCCTATGCCTACGCCAGCAGTTGCTTATTTAACCCGGACCTTTAGAGCCGAAGCCGGGGTGGTTATCAGCGCATCCCACAACCCCTATTACGACAACGGCATCAAGTTTTTCTCCACCGATGGCAGTAAACTCGCTGATGAAATAGAGCTGGAGATTGAACGTGAACTGGAAAAACCTTTGGTCTGCGTCGAGTCGCACCTGTTAGGGAAAGTCTCCCGCATCGATGATGCTCCCGGACGCTACATCGAATACTGTAAAGGTAACTTTCCTGCCGATCAGACGCTTCGTGGTTTAAAGATTGTGGTCGATTGTGCCCATGGCGCTACTTATCATATTGCACCCAATGTCTTTCGTGAATTGGGCGCCGATGTGATAGCCATAGGTGATAAGCCCGATGGCTTGAACATT
Coding sequences:
- the rlmE gene encoding 23S rRNA (uridine(2552)-2'-O)-methyltransferase RlmE, whose translation is MSGKKRTASSSRWLQEHFDDHYVKLAQKRGLRSRAAFKLEEIQEKDKLIRPGMTVVDLGAAPGGWSQVAVKLAGDRGKVIACDILAMDPIVGVDFLQGDFREEKVLDALLTRVGDGKVDVVLSDMAPNMSGTGGVDQPRAMYLVELALDMCHQVMAPNGCFAVKVFQGEGFEEYMKSVRAAFKTVKTRKPDSSRARSREVYLVATGYKL
- the greA gene encoding transcription elongation factor GreA — translated: MNKVPMTVVGAEQLRKELTHLKFEQRPSITQAIGTARELGDLKENAEYHAAREEQGICEARIRDIEGKLSNVQIIDVTKMENTGRIIFGTTVTILNVDTEAEATYRIVGEDEANIKDNLISVTSPIARGLVGKSLDDEVNIQTPGGITEYEIIAVEYI
- the yhbY gene encoding ribosome assembly RNA-binding protein YhbY codes for the protein MNLTTKQKQHLKGLAHDLKPVVMLGSNGLTEGVLAEIDNALTHHELIKVKVASGDRELKKAIVDAIVRETQAVQVQLIGHVLVLFRQSEEMKIAIPKAK
- a CDS encoding TorF family putative porin translates to MKHHIGYAVALCCTLTLAPPTLATEGLSANISVTNNYIWRGVTQTDDKPAVSGGIDYAMESGIYIGTWASNVDFGDDATTELDLYLGFGNDFGELSYDFGYVYYGYPDGDDLNFGEVYGSIGWSVLSIGISTTAHSDWSSDFGDDIYFEANVAFEILGDAELGLHFGSYDFDDGLDYQDYNVSISKSGFSFLVSQVSEDEIDDDYKVVVSYTYDIDL
- the ftsH gene encoding ATP-dependent zinc metalloprotease FtsH; its protein translation is MSDMAKNLILWVVIAVVLMSVFQGYSPSSTTASKMDYSAFLDDVRSGQINTVEIKSDQRTIEGTKRTGEKFTTIMPMYDQDLINDLDRKGVSMKGQEAEESGFLTQIFISWFPMLLLIGVWIFFMRQMQGGGGKGAMSFGKSKAKLMSEDQIKTTFSDVAGCDEAKEDVKELVDYLKEPTRFQKLGGRIPTGILLVGPPGTGKTLLAKAIAGEAKVPFFTISGSDFVEMFVGVGASRVRDMFEQAKKSAPCIIFIDEIDAVGRQRGAGVGGGHDEREQTLNQMLVEMDGFEGNEGVIVIAATNRPDVLDAALLRPGRFDRQVVVGLPDVRGREQILKVHMRKVPLADDVKASVIARGTPGFSGADLANLVNEAALFAARGNRRIVSMEEFESAKDKIMMGAERRSMVMSEEEKAMTAYHEAGHAIVGCLVPEHDPVHKVTIIPRGRALGVTFFLPEADAISQTRRKLESQISVAYGGRLAEEIIYGSERISTGASQDIKYATSIARNMVTQWGFSEKLGPVLYAEDENEVFLGRSMGKTQHMSDETASLIDAEVRLLIDNNFDRAKVYLNDNMDILHAMKDALMKYETIDANMIEDLMQRREVRAPADWDMDDNGSSKDDKDGDSVKTEEASSTESEEKADSEVTPDIKDADESTAK
- the secF gene encoding protein translocase subunit SecF; translated protein: MSLFNLKLVNTKFTEMKTLTKLRYFSSLISLSLMILSLSVIAVKGFNWGLDFTGGVVTEVKLDSKVTSKDISALLSLASEQEVSVISAGEPGRWVLRYSLPSTQEDVSQHAMDIEQVLQPLSSEVEVLNSSIVGPQIGQELAEQGGLALLVAMLCIMAYLSYRFEWRLASGALLALFHDVIFVLAFFSLTQTEFNLTVLAAVLAILGYSLNDSIIIADRIREGLRTESGLPIAEINDRAVKATFSRTMVTSGTTLMTVIALWVMGGGPLESFSIAMFIGILTGTWSSISVGTCFPEVFKLNSEHYRLVPVSDTP
- the folP gene encoding dihydropteroate synthase; the encoded protein is MGILNVTPDSFSDGGEFSSFDLACQHVDTMVSQGAKIIDIGGESTRPGAAEVTLDEELSRVLPLVEYIAKHHDAWISIDTSKPEVMERAVKAGAHLINDVRALQTPGALERAALLDVPVCLMHMQGQPDTMQDAPDYRDIIADVIDFFERRIHACIEAGIKRHNILLDPGFGFGKTLSHNYELLNRLDEFKALELPLLIGLSRKSMLGNLLKREPKQRLAASLAGGLIAAQKGANILRVHDVAETLDCLNVFQASNDYRHLI